tggtttttctttttgctttggGTGTCCCAAACTTTCTTCCAAGCCAACACATAgatgtgttgcagcagggagacatgtaaaacatgcaggacgcCGGGCCCCgtggaccggaattgcccacccctgtttcCAAGggctgcatttaaaaaaaaaaaaaaacaagaatgcaAGGATCACTATGaattcttcacttttaattgatattattattattattattattattaacactaAAACCGATTCATCAGTGTAGGTATTCATAGATATATAAACTCAATTAAACAAATACCTGTACTGTTAACTAATatgttttctctcttttttttttttaactctactTACTCTAGCCACCTCATGTATATATTGTTCGTGTATACTTTTGCACCCCctgtatttgaacaaaaaacgCAATCAGAAAATCCGTTTTGATTTGAGTGCATTGAACCAAACCAAATTgaatcattccacttttaaatgTATCGACATACATATTATACATATTATTTTTGCGCAGACAGACGGGTGGAAGTGATAATAGTAGTTAAATGCAGGCAAATTACTTTTCTCATATATAGGtttctgaaaaacaaaacgtGAAGTAGGTGGAAAATGGCCCCTGAGTTTTGAACCCCTTTGACGTAGAATGTGAGATTAGGTTTTGAACCAAATGCTCACTGTAGCCGATTCTGTTGCCTCGTGATTTATCAAATGAGCCTATTTACACTGGCTCCGATTCCACTGACTGACTATTGCACCACTTCTTTCTCCATCTTCTGTTCCAGCAAGTTTGTCGCATCCAAAGTTTCGTATCGGTGACCAGGAGTTTGAGGCACTTCCTGCTTTGCTAGAGTTCTACAAAATCCACTACTTGGACACTACCACCCTAATAGAACCAATCAACAAGTCCAAACACACATCCTTTATCAGCGTCGGCCCTGGTGGTCCACCTCCACCTCGCCTGGAGGATGAGTACGTCAGAGCACTCTTTGATTTTCCCGGCAATGACGATGAGGATCTCCCATTTCGGAAGGGTGATATCCTTCGCGTTCTTCAGAAGCCCGAAGAACAGTGGTGGAACGCTCAGAACTCTGAAGGCGAAGCGGGAATGATCCCGGTGCCATACGTGGAGAAGTACCGTCCGACATCTCCGAGCTTGGCGGTTACTTCCGGTGTACCCGCAGCGTGCCCGCCAGGCGGAATGGCCGTGTTAGGGAACTCTGACGGATCTACGACCCAACCCGGTGCACCACTAATGGGAGATCCGAGCCAGTATGCGCAACCCACCC
This genomic window from Syngnathus typhle isolate RoL2023-S1 ecotype Sweden linkage group LG6, RoL_Styp_1.0, whole genome shotgun sequence contains:
- the crk gene encoding adapter molecule crk → MAGNFDAEDRASWYWGRLSRQEAVSLLQGQRHGVFLVRDSITSPGDYVLSVSENSKVSHYIINSISNNRQSGPASLSHPKFRIGDQEFEALPALLEFYKIHYLDTTTLIEPINKSKHTSFISVGPGGPPPPRLEDEYVRALFDFPGNDDEDLPFRKGDILRVLQKPEEQWWNAQNSEGEAGMIPVPYVEKYRPTSPSLAVTSGVPAACPPGGMAVLGNSDGSTTQPGAPLMGDPSQYAQPTPLPNLQNGPVFARAIQKRVPNAYDKTALALEVGDMVKVTKINVNGQWEGECKGKRGHFPFTHVKLLDQHNAEDELS